From Mucilaginibacter rubeus, a single genomic window includes:
- a CDS encoding bifunctional hydroxymethylpyrimidine kinase/phosphomethylpyrimidine kinase: protein MKTPHVLAISSFAVHGTASLKTFTTILGERILPVPSLMLNGLTNMALVKKLDVPFTELLQSSFELAANRELELILYIGYLGKAEQVDVIMAMINTYRHIIKTIIVDPVCGDHGRAYVPADVIARWPVLINLAHLVFPNLTEIKILTGHEPDDNQPNTFYIEAFRKQYPNAQLVITSIKTGDDKTGIQYYKGDECYNYWHNVLPKNYGGTGDAFLATFILNHFYNAVNLDEALKAAADQTYQLIKNSINSNSNDLVLSTIKPLYPQS, encoded by the coding sequence GTGAAAACACCGCATGTATTAGCTATCAGTAGTTTCGCGGTGCATGGCACAGCCAGCTTAAAAACGTTTACTACTATTTTAGGTGAACGGATTTTACCGGTGCCAAGTCTGATGTTAAACGGCCTTACAAATATGGCGCTTGTTAAAAAGCTTGATGTACCATTCACAGAATTGCTTCAAAGCTCATTTGAACTGGCCGCAAACCGCGAGCTCGAGTTGATCCTCTATATAGGCTACCTGGGCAAAGCCGAACAGGTGGATGTGATCATGGCGATGATAAACACCTACCGGCATATCATAAAAACAATTATTGTTGATCCGGTTTGCGGCGATCATGGGCGAGCCTACGTGCCTGCGGATGTAATAGCCCGCTGGCCTGTACTTATCAATCTTGCCCATCTGGTATTCCCTAACCTCACCGAAATCAAGATCCTGACCGGTCATGAGCCCGATGACAATCAACCCAATACATTTTATATCGAAGCATTCCGGAAACAATATCCTAATGCGCAACTGGTTATTACCAGCATTAAAACCGGTGATGATAAAACAGGCATACAATATTATAAGGGTGATGAATGTTATAATTATTGGCACAATGTATTGCCCAAAAACTATGGTGGCACGGGCGACGCATTTTTAGCAACATTTATATTGAACCATTTTTATAATGCCGTAAACTTAGATGAGGCGCTGAAAGCAGCTGCTGATCAAACGTACCAGCTGATCAAAAACTCCATCAACAGTAATTCAAACGACCTGGTACTTTCAACCATAAAACCATTATATCCCCAATCATGA
- a CDS encoding phosphonate C-P lyase system protein PhnG gives MEEQDFILCECELEPLRDFVASVEGNFEVIIAKAPSTCMTMIQAEDSVEFQDFYLGEALTTECELVVNGQRGYGICLGDEPVRGYCIAFIDALTQLPGADLKDVEAFLTQQYQLIKQAEQLEYNQIMRTRVDFKLMEQE, from the coding sequence ATGGAAGAACAGGATTTTATATTATGCGAGTGCGAACTGGAACCGCTCAGGGATTTCGTAGCCTCCGTTGAAGGTAATTTTGAAGTAATAATTGCCAAAGCCCCCTCAACCTGCATGACCATGATCCAGGCCGAAGATTCGGTCGAGTTCCAGGATTTTTATTTGGGCGAGGCCCTGACTACCGAATGCGAGTTGGTTGTGAATGGCCAACGCGGTTATGGCATTTGCCTTGGCGACGAGCCTGTTCGCGGTTATTGCATAGCATTTATTGATGCCTTAACCCAACTACCGGGTGCCGACCTGAAAGATGTTGAGGCTTTTTTAACCCAGCAATATCAACTGATCAAACAAGCCGAACAACTGGAATATAACCAGATCATGCGTACCAGGGTTGATTTTAAACTGATGGAACAAGAATAA
- a CDS encoding response regulator, producing the protein MKKHRLVIIDDHYDILEILKYNMVQEGYEVKMFFNAVDALKYINADNTDLLVTDWMLPEMDGLELCRNLKMSPATRDIPLVMLTGKNDEIDAVTALEVGAEDYVTKPIRMRELMSRIKKILRRKSTDDVVSSRKEIKETIECGVLRMNLVSYKVYINNELLELTIGEFKLLELLAKQPGKVFSRNQIIERINGSQYFATERSIDVQIAGLRKKLGEYKDAVETVRSVGYRFNERFV; encoded by the coding sequence ATGAAGAAACACAGGCTGGTAATTATTGACGATCATTATGATATCCTCGAAATCCTGAAATATAATATGGTGCAGGAAGGGTACGAGGTGAAAATGTTTTTCAACGCGGTTGATGCCCTCAAATATATCAACGCCGATAATACCGACCTGCTGGTTACCGACTGGATGCTGCCCGAAATGGATGGCCTGGAGCTTTGCCGTAACCTTAAAATGAGCCCCGCCACCCGTGATATTCCATTGGTGATGCTTACCGGTAAGAACGATGAGATAGATGCTGTTACCGCCCTTGAAGTAGGTGCCGAAGATTACGTAACGAAACCTATCCGCATGCGCGAACTGATGAGCCGTATAAAAAAGATCCTTCGCCGCAAAAGTACCGATGATGTCGTAAGCTCCCGTAAGGAAATAAAAGAAACTATTGAATGCGGCGTGCTGCGGATGAACCTGGTGAGTTACAAGGTTTATATTAACAATGAATTGTTGGAACTCACCATAGGCGAATTTAAACTGCTCGAGCTACTGGCCAAGCAACCCGGCAAGGTTTTTTCCCGCAACCAGATCATCGAACGCATCAACGGCTCGCAATACTTTGCCACCGAGCGCTCAATAGATGTGCAGATAGCCGGCCTGCGTAAGAAATTGGGAGAGTATAAGGATGCTGTGGAAACGGTAAGGTCGGTAGGGTATAGGTTTAACGAGCGGTTTGTGTGA
- a CDS encoding bifunctional helix-turn-helix domain-containing protein/methylated-DNA--[protein]-cysteine S-methyltransferase produces MKTQQEIDYTRIADAIGFFKENFKAQPKLDEVAEHVNLSPFHFQRMFKDWAGVTPKQFLQYLSVEHAKEILKQEDANVFNTALETGLSGGGRLHDLFIKVEGMTPGEYRNGGAMLQINYSFADTPFGKVIVASTSKGICHMAFVDEGEEKALEQIKTNFPNAVYNQLVDRIQQNALFIFTQDWSRLDEIKLHLKGTDFQIKVWETLLKVPAGGLTTYASLAKKAGSENAYRAVGTAVGSNPVAFLIPCHRVIKSTGEIGQYHWGSSRKNAIIGWEAALKESVE; encoded by the coding sequence ATGAAAACTCAGCAAGAAATAGATTATACCCGTATAGCGGATGCAATAGGCTTTTTTAAAGAAAACTTTAAGGCTCAACCAAAATTAGATGAAGTGGCAGAACACGTTAATTTAAGTCCTTTCCATTTCCAGCGTATGTTTAAGGATTGGGCAGGGGTAACCCCAAAACAGTTTCTGCAATATTTAAGTGTGGAACATGCCAAGGAAATATTAAAACAGGAGGATGCCAACGTATTCAATACCGCATTGGAAACCGGTCTTTCGGGAGGCGGCCGCTTGCACGACTTGTTTATTAAGGTAGAAGGTATGACACCCGGCGAATACCGCAACGGAGGCGCTATGCTGCAGATTAATTATTCTTTCGCTGATACACCTTTTGGCAAGGTGATCGTAGCATCAACATCTAAGGGTATTTGCCACATGGCTTTTGTTGATGAGGGCGAAGAGAAAGCACTGGAGCAAATAAAAACAAATTTCCCGAATGCGGTGTATAACCAGTTAGTTGATAGGATCCAGCAGAATGCCCTGTTTATTTTTACACAGGATTGGAGCCGTTTGGACGAGATCAAACTGCATTTAAAAGGTACCGATTTCCAGATCAAAGTTTGGGAAACACTGTTGAAGGTCCCGGCAGGAGGGTTAACTACCTACGCCTCGCTCGCCAAAAAAGCAGGCAGTGAAAATGCTTACCGGGCTGTTGGAACAGCCGTAGGTAGCAACCCGGTAGCCTTTCTGATCCCATGTCACCGCGTAATTAAATCAACCGGCGAAATTGGCCAATACCACTGGGGCAGCAGCCGTAAAAATGCCATTATTGGATGGGAAGCGGCGTTGAAGGAAAGTGTGGAGTAA
- a CDS encoding Type 1 glutamine amidotransferase-like domain-containing protein, protein MKLLLTSAGISNASIRNALIELLGKPVAEASALFVPTAIYGIPNGGDIVRRVINGTLGDPFCELGWKSLGLLELTALPSIKRKLWVDMLQETDALLVGGGDCQYLTYWMQQSGLAELLPSLLHRMVYVGLSAGSMIMTRFGTSYGHHTLPADSNKSLGFVDFAIHPHLDHEWFPDNSLASIEKLAATIPVPSYAIDDQTAIKVTDVGIEVITEGHWKLFNP, encoded by the coding sequence ATGAAGCTTCTCTTAACATCCGCGGGAATCAGTAACGCAAGTATCCGAAATGCTTTGATTGAGTTGCTGGGCAAACCAGTTGCTGAAGCAAGCGCCCTTTTTGTACCAACCGCCATATATGGCATCCCGAATGGTGGCGATATTGTACGGAGGGTGATCAATGGCACATTAGGTGACCCTTTTTGCGAATTAGGTTGGAAATCGCTGGGCTTACTGGAACTTACCGCTTTGCCCAGTATCAAGAGAAAGTTATGGGTTGATATGCTTCAGGAGACCGATGCTTTACTTGTAGGTGGCGGCGATTGCCAATACCTAACCTATTGGATGCAACAGTCCGGACTGGCGGAGTTGTTACCATCGTTATTGCACAGAATGGTATATGTGGGCCTAAGTGCCGGCAGCATGATCATGACCCGCTTTGGAACAAGCTACGGACACCATACGTTGCCGGCGGACAGCAATAAGTCGCTGGGATTTGTTGATTTCGCAATCCATCCGCATTTAGATCATGAATGGTTTCCGGATAATTCCCTGGCCAGTATCGAAAAACTGGCGGCTACCATACCGGTTCCTTCGTATGCAATTGATGATCAAACAGCGATTAAAGTTACTGACGTGGGCATTGAGGTAATTACTGAAGGGCATTGGAAGTTATTTAACCCGTGA
- a CDS encoding 2OG-Fe(II) oxygenase — MKLEQTLKDRIKNLDWDQINHTLHDKGFVIVKQVLDEKSCDILIGDYEADAYRKTVNMERYRFGYGEYKYYKYPLPAVITDLRGSVYPHIVPVANAWMRELGIDRQFPETHEEMKQLSHEAGQTKPTALILQYTEGGFNTLHQDLYGEVYFPIQMVFMLDQHNSDYTGGEFVLTEQIPRAQSKANVLTPDMGDMVLFTTNFRPVKGSKGYYRVNMKHGVSPVHSGKRHSLGIIFHDALS, encoded by the coding sequence ATGAAATTGGAACAAACACTTAAAGATCGGATCAAAAATCTTGATTGGGATCAGATCAATCATACGTTACATGATAAAGGCTTTGTAATTGTTAAACAGGTATTGGATGAAAAAAGCTGCGATATATTAATTGGTGACTATGAGGCTGATGCTTACCGTAAAACTGTTAACATGGAACGTTATAGGTTTGGCTACGGCGAATACAAATATTATAAATACCCCTTGCCCGCTGTGATAACCGATTTGCGGGGAAGCGTTTACCCTCACATTGTTCCTGTTGCAAATGCATGGATGCGAGAACTTGGGATAGATAGGCAATTTCCGGAAACGCACGAAGAAATGAAGCAATTAAGCCATGAAGCAGGGCAAACTAAACCAACCGCCCTGATATTACAATATACCGAAGGCGGCTTCAATACCCTCCACCAGGACCTGTATGGCGAAGTTTACTTCCCGATCCAGATGGTGTTTATGCTCGATCAGCATAACAGCGATTATACCGGCGGCGAATTTGTACTCACAGAACAGATTCCGCGTGCGCAATCAAAAGCCAATGTGCTTACTCCCGATATGGGCGATATGGTTTTATTTACCACCAACTTCCGACCGGTAAAAGGAAGCAAGGGCTACTACCGGGTGAACATGAAGCATGGCGTAAGTCCGGTTCATAGCGGTAAGCGTCATAGCCTGGGCATTATATTTCACGATGCGCTTTCTTAA
- the phnN gene encoding phosphonate metabolism protein/1,5-bisphosphokinase (PRPP-forming) PhnN, producing the protein MSKLFYVIGASGAGKDTLINYARKQINGSENVVFAHRYITRPPFSGNENHVSLTNEEFALRSKAGMFALNWGSHDKYYGIGQEINSWLNKGFNVVVNGSREYLPVAQRLYPDLKVVLITASPEIIASRLAVRGREDAEEIAKRIARTAELNTNLENCIEIQNNGAVEIAGTELVNLISVTEKQLA; encoded by the coding sequence ATGAGCAAGTTATTTTATGTTATTGGCGCATCCGGAGCAGGCAAAGACACCCTGATAAATTATGCCCGCAAACAGATCAACGGATCTGAAAATGTGGTGTTTGCACACCGATACATCACCCGTCCGCCGTTTTCGGGCAACGAGAACCATGTTAGTTTAACCAATGAGGAATTCGCGTTAAGGAGCAAAGCCGGCATGTTTGCCTTAAACTGGGGCAGCCATGACAAGTACTATGGTATTGGACAGGAAATAAACAGCTGGCTTAATAAAGGTTTTAACGTGGTTGTTAACGGTTCACGCGAATACCTGCCGGTTGCGCAGCGCCTTTATCCTGATTTAAAAGTAGTATTGATAACGGCCAGTCCTGAAATTATTGCAAGCCGTTTGGCTGTGCGCGGGCGTGAAGATGCAGAGGAAATTGCCAAACGAATAGCCCGCACTGCCGAGCTCAACACCAATCTTGAAAACTGCATCGAGATACAAAATAATGGGGCTGTTGAAATAGCAGGGACAGAGTTGGTAAACCTGATATCAGTAACAGAAAAGCAACTGGCTTAA
- a CDS encoding COG3014 family protein, which yields MLFLSACSTYNQSVAPYYKNVSAGNYPQAEKELDKNSLIQTPRNKLLYLMEKGRICHLKGEYENSNNYFNQADQLLDQGLTSASDAAVGVLLNSASQKYKGEDFEKFMIHYYKALNYLYLNKTEDAIVEARRITLQAQEQGDKYNNKDSRYSNDAFALTLQGMLYESNNDVNNAFISYRNAAEIYLKSPDKTYYGTTMPVELEEDVIRTAKLNGFTTEADQFETTFGIKYEPVKPSDGGELIFFWENGLAPVKTQVDLFFSLIRNSNGDLFFTDAAGGIVVPFNYDGDRNRVNTKSVESLRVAFPKYVAQTPYYSSASISVNNQDAQLVKAEDINELAFKTLQQRALKEMSGILSRLAVKKIAEYSLRAAAKSDGKTNGLLEGLGYGIQLYSLLSEKADTRNWQSLPAYISYTRVPLQKGDNQVRITLKNAQGATETKTIKVQGTGRLQFYNYATLR from the coding sequence ATGCTTTTTTTATCGGCGTGTTCAACCTATAATCAAAGTGTTGCGCCTTATTATAAAAATGTTTCGGCCGGTAACTATCCCCAGGCCGAGAAAGAGCTTGATAAAAACAGCCTGATCCAGACACCCCGCAATAAACTCCTGTACCTGATGGAGAAGGGGAGGATTTGCCATTTAAAAGGCGAATACGAAAACAGCAACAACTACTTTAACCAGGCCGATCAATTGCTTGACCAAGGTTTAACCAGCGCCTCAGACGCTGCCGTTGGTGTTTTGCTTAACTCGGCATCGCAAAAATATAAAGGCGAGGATTTTGAGAAGTTCATGATCCATTATTATAAAGCGCTTAATTATTTATACCTCAATAAAACAGAAGACGCTATAGTTGAGGCCCGCCGCATCACTTTGCAGGCCCAGGAACAAGGCGATAAGTATAACAACAAAGACAGTCGTTATTCAAATGATGCTTTCGCGCTAACGCTGCAGGGCATGTTGTACGAAAGCAATAACGATGTCAACAACGCCTTTATATCGTACAGGAACGCGGCCGAAATTTATCTGAAAAGTCCTGATAAAACTTATTACGGTACCACAATGCCTGTTGAGTTGGAAGAGGACGTGATCCGCACGGCAAAGCTGAATGGTTTTACAACCGAGGCCGACCAGTTTGAAACAACCTTTGGTATCAAATATGAACCCGTAAAGCCATCGGATGGCGGGGAGCTGATCTTTTTTTGGGAAAACGGCCTTGCACCGGTAAAAACACAGGTCGATTTATTTTTCAGCCTCATTCGCAACAGCAATGGTGATCTGTTTTTTACCGACGCAGCCGGAGGTATAGTAGTTCCCTTTAATTATGACGGCGACAGGAACAGGGTAAATACCAAATCAGTTGAAAGCCTTCGTGTCGCGTTCCCAAAATACGTTGCCCAAACACCTTATTATTCAAGCGCGAGTATCTCCGTTAATAATCAGGATGCGCAGCTTGTAAAAGCCGAGGATATCAATGAACTGGCATTTAAAACGTTGCAGCAACGTGCACTAAAAGAAATGAGCGGCATCCTGTCGCGGTTGGCGGTGAAAAAAATAGCCGAATATTCATTACGTGCAGCGGCCAAAAGCGATGGCAAAACCAATGGGTTGTTGGAAGGACTTGGCTACGGTATACAGTTATACAGTTTACTATCCGAAAAGGCAGATACACGCAACTGGCAAAGCCTACCTGCTTATATTTCCTACACCCGTGTTCCCTTACAAAAAGGGGATAACCAGGTGCGCATTACACTCAAAAACGCGCAGGGCGCTACAGAAACTAAAACCATTAAAGTACAAGGTACAGGCAGGTTGCAGTTTTATAATTATGCTACATTGAGATAA
- a CDS encoding GNAT family N-acetyltransferase, translating to MLNEVTLRDAHEGDVEIIADLMTDLSYPTTAAEMQVRMESIFVHPDYKTILAVYNGEIVGMAGLVKGNYYEKNGKYLRVLAFVVKQTARNLGIGKILIKACEDYAVEKGLNTVIINSGNRDDRKVAHAFYQKMGYAIRSSGFVKQV from the coding sequence ATGTTGAACGAGGTAACACTAAGAGATGCCCATGAGGGCGACGTAGAAATTATAGCCGACCTGATGACCGATCTGAGCTATCCGACTACGGCGGCTGAAATGCAGGTGCGCATGGAATCTATCTTTGTCCATCCAGATTATAAAACAATCCTGGCAGTTTATAACGGTGAGATAGTTGGCATGGCTGGTTTGGTAAAAGGGAATTATTACGAAAAGAATGGCAAATACCTCCGTGTGCTGGCTTTTGTAGTGAAGCAAACCGCACGTAACCTCGGTATCGGTAAAATATTAATTAAAGCCTGTGAAGATTATGCCGTTGAAAAAGGCCTGAATACCGTAATCATCAATAGCGGTAACCGTGATGACCGGAAGGTTGCCCATGCCTTTTACCAAAAAATGGGTTATGCTATCCGGTCTTCGGGGTTTGTAAAGCAGGTTTAA
- a CDS encoding penicillin-binding protein activator LpoB produces MKFNRILTVAAIAVSGIFIASCSRQVTRVSTDQTIDVSGNWNNSDARMAADELTGKILGANWIDTHVSEHQGKRPVVIVGFVQNKSHEHIDAETFLTDIESSFIQSQKVRLVQGGKKREELRAEKADQQTNASVSTMKKFGLENGADYILQGSINSIVDAHKRQKVVYYQVNLELTNIQTNEVVWIGEKKIAKYVKN; encoded by the coding sequence ATGAAATTCAACAGGATCTTAACAGTTGCTGCAATAGCAGTTTCAGGAATTTTTATAGCCTCATGTTCAAGGCAGGTTACACGCGTTAGCACCGACCAAACTATTGATGTTAGCGGCAACTGGAATAACAGTGATGCACGCATGGCAGCCGATGAGCTCACCGGCAAAATTTTAGGTGCTAACTGGATTGATACGCACGTTAGCGAGCACCAGGGTAAACGCCCGGTAGTTATAGTTGGCTTTGTGCAAAATAAAAGCCATGAACATATCGATGCCGAAACATTCTTAACTGATATCGAAAGCTCATTTATTCAATCGCAAAAAGTACGTTTGGTACAAGGCGGTAAAAAACGTGAAGAGCTGCGCGCCGAAAAAGCAGATCAGCAAACAAACGCATCTGTATCAACCATGAAAAAATTTGGTTTGGAAAACGGTGCCGATTACATACTACAAGGTTCAATCAACTCTATCGTTGATGCGCACAAACGCCAAAAAGTTGTTTACTACCAGGTAAACCTGGAGCTTACCAACATCCAGACCAATGAAGTAGTTTGGATAGGCGAAAAGAAAATTGCCAAATACGTTAAAAACTAA
- a CDS encoding nuclear transport factor 2 family protein: MKKSTYILFTTGIVMLLLAANTNAQTTAFKPKDQQLFNTIAHMDSVMFNAFNNRNLDVMKTLFTPDVEFYNDGKGVTGYDATMAGFKGIFENKQAADLRRDLLKETLEVYPMPGFGAIEMGTHKFTHTENGKQIVGVMKFVHVWQYQDGQWKVKRVVSVGH, from the coding sequence ATGAAAAAATCGACCTATATCCTATTTACTACAGGCATTGTTATGTTGCTATTGGCAGCTAATACCAATGCACAAACCACAGCTTTTAAACCAAAAGATCAGCAATTATTCAACACTATTGCACATATGGACAGCGTTATGTTCAACGCGTTTAATAACCGCAACCTGGATGTGATGAAAACGCTGTTTACCCCCGATGTTGAGTTTTATAATGATGGCAAGGGCGTAACAGGCTACGATGCAACCATGGCGGGCTTCAAAGGTATCTTTGAAAACAAACAGGCGGCAGACCTACGTCGTGATCTGCTTAAGGAAACGCTTGAAGTTTATCCTATGCCTGGTTTTGGTGCAATTGAAATGGGTACACATAAGTTTACCCATACCGAAAATGGAAAGCAAATTGTTGGTGTAATGAAGTTTGTACACGTTTGGCAATACCAGGATGGGCAATGGAAAGTGAAGCGGGTGGTGAGTGTGGGGCATTGA
- the phnH gene encoding phosphonate C-P lyase system protein PhnH, which produces MQTELHYDTVFDAQQHFRLLLDSMARPGKINTFPAMEIMPPVGLNQASALTGFALLNADTSYHIAGYNGADIAQYLLVNTASQQAGIDIAEYIFLPENHDGRGLEKARVGTPVYPEDSATLIAEAELISEHAIENSLGITLKGPGVNGEAQIFVSGINPALLDYLKEQNVEYPLGIDLIVTDRQNNLLCIPRSNAFTYIKTN; this is translated from the coding sequence ATGCAAACAGAACTACATTATGATACCGTTTTTGACGCGCAGCAGCATTTCAGGCTGTTGCTTGATAGTATGGCCCGTCCGGGTAAGATCAATACTTTTCCTGCCATGGAGATTATGCCGCCGGTTGGTTTAAACCAGGCATCGGCGCTTACTGGTTTTGCTTTGCTTAACGCCGATACTTCCTATCACATAGCCGGTTATAATGGTGCCGATATAGCACAATATTTACTGGTAAACACAGCCTCGCAACAGGCAGGTATCGATATTGCCGAATACATCTTTCTGCCCGAAAACCATGACGGCAGAGGTTTGGAAAAAGCCCGTGTTGGCACGCCGGTGTATCCTGAAGATAGCGCTACATTGATAGCCGAAGCGGAGTTGATCAGCGAACATGCTATTGAAAATAGTTTGGGCATTACCCTGAAAGGTCCCGGTGTTAACGGTGAGGCACAGATTTTCGTAAGCGGTATCAACCCGGCTTTGCTTGATTATTTGAAAGAGCAAAATGTTGAATATCCTTTAGGCATCGACCTGATTGTTACCGACAGGCAAAATAACCTGCTGTGCATTCCCCGCAGCAATGCTTTCACTTATATTAAAACAAACTAA
- a CDS encoding endonuclease/exonuclease/phosphatase family protein, which produces MENVKIITINTWKCDGEYRVRMGILAKQLKQLKPHVIACQECFYSEEANADTLKFLANELNMNYSFLPGRSKKRLFEGRMVNSTSGLGILSVYPLTATEGFDLPVVPEDNDRKAFQVTANLPSGKNVTITTTHLTHLGNNKGLRKAQAEALAGFVNANAAHPYHIICGDFNATPDSEAVMAFRALSAAADCFTEGNGTEPRYSLTEAYYKANKQVCVDLIFTLPLPGSDKYPQFIDSAVVLNVPDEETGLYPSDHFGITTTLVIP; this is translated from the coding sequence GTGGAAAATGTTAAAATTATCACCATAAATACTTGGAAATGTGATGGTGAATACCGGGTGCGCATGGGCATACTTGCCAAACAACTTAAACAATTAAAACCCCATGTTATAGCCTGCCAGGAATGCTTTTACAGCGAAGAAGCTAATGCCGATACCCTGAAGTTTTTGGCTAACGAATTAAATATGAACTACAGTTTTTTACCCGGAAGATCCAAAAAACGCCTGTTTGAGGGCAGGATGGTTAACAGCACATCCGGACTGGGTATATTATCTGTTTATCCGCTTACCGCAACCGAAGGCTTTGATTTGCCCGTAGTACCCGAGGATAACGACCGCAAGGCTTTCCAGGTAACTGCAAATCTGCCATCTGGAAAAAACGTTACCATTACCACAACCCATCTTACGCATTTAGGCAACAATAAAGGTTTAAGAAAAGCGCAGGCCGAAGCGCTTGCCGGTTTTGTCAATGCCAACGCAGCCCATCCGTATCATATTATTTGCGGTGATTTTAATGCTACACCCGATTCTGAGGCGGTTATGGCTTTCAGAGCATTATCAGCTGCCGCCGATTGTTTTACCGAAGGCAATGGCACCGAGCCGAGATACAGTCTTACCGAGGCCTACTATAAAGCCAACAAGCAGGTATGTGTAGATCTTATTTTTACCCTTCCACTACCCGGAAGCGATAAATATCCACAGTTTATCGATTCGGCAGTTGTATTAAATGTACCTGATGAAGAAACCGGCCTGTACCCGAGCGATCATTTTGGCATCACTACCACACTTGTAATACCCTGA
- a CDS encoding DUF488 domain-containing protein: MDIKVKRVYEPYDKTDGVRILVDRLWPRGIKKEDAHIDKWFKEIAPSNDLRKWYNHDPEKFEAFNKKYHAEIDGTMALDEIVDYIKAHKTVTLVFSSKELNLNNAVVLKNIIDDRVV, from the coding sequence ATGGATATTAAAGTAAAACGGGTTTATGAGCCTTACGATAAAACCGATGGAGTAAGGATTTTGGTAGACCGCCTCTGGCCGCGCGGAATAAAAAAGGAAGATGCACATATCGATAAATGGTTTAAGGAGATTGCACCATCTAACGATTTAAGGAAATGGTATAATCATGATCCTGAAAAGTTTGAGGCTTTCAATAAGAAGTATCATGCAGAAATAGATGGAACAATGGCATTGGACGAAATAGTGGATTATATCAAAGCGCATAAAACAGTGACATTGGTGTTTTCGTCAAAGGAGCTGAATTTGAATAATGCGGTGGTATTGAAAAATATAATTGATGATCGTGTCGTTTGA